ttaaaaataaatcatttatacagtttatttttagtatcgataatttgaatttatattaggaGGAAGCGGCAAGAGTATAAAAATTCCTAATATACGTTTCTGTATGTCACATAAGGCATAACTAAAATGACTACATTCTAAACTTCATCTCTTCTCACTGAGTATTGAATATTAAGCATAATATCGaatcctataaaatattaaaatatatgataaataataaattgatccGATTATGTAGCTTATAATTTTCAGAAGACGAATCATTTTTTGGGTATGTCAGAGATTTTTAATAAGGTTTCATTAGCTCGCAATCTCAACACAATGTCCAAAAGTTTTCGAGACGATTATAACTTTTATCCTAAGACGTGGTATTTACCATCAGAGTAAGATTTTTCTGGTAAGTAATCGAcatgcaataaatataatttaattaattttagttacaaaaaatttaaagcttACGTGAATCAACATGAAAGTGcagcatatattttaaaaccaacaaCAGGAGGTCAAGGAACCGGAAAATACATAACGAAATCTCcggaaaaaattaatcaatataagcAGAGGATTTGTCAGATTTATATTTCCaaagtaaacaaaaacaattattgtaaaactgtaaataataatgtatattattaggtacatattataacataaaacgttaattattatgtaataatattgttatagccATTGTTGTAAGGCGGCTATAAATTTGGCATGCGTGTGTATACTTTAATAGCATCATGTGTGATGTGATCCAATTAAGATATACGTTTACAATGATGGTCTTgtcaagtaaaaataatatcgtaatatttatttcgtcttaaattttgtatgataaattataatacgttcaAGTATTCAACAATCcatctaaaaatgattttttactgaataatattataaggttacTGGCAGATAGGCTATAGGTAgtggcgtagacatgatttctgaaagggtggggatcaaaaaaagaaaacgtcATCAATGGACAGCGctgtttagtttaaattttaaatccacgATTAATCATCActtttgaaaatcaattttgaccTGATTCAATTTTAGGTTGAGTTTGAATTCAAGGTTcaaaatttttacttaaactgATGCTGATATCCTATATTTATTCAAGATGGttgaatttttctataatacattattgtaatatttaaagttaatttggtatctaacatacctattttacaaatttcataCCTAGCTGTTATTTTAGACCTAGTTTCAAATCATTCAGAGTTTTCTTTTGTGGCCAATAAACGTATAAAATGGctaaacatttgtttattatatacgcgGTACGGTACtgtgtaggtaaataatttattttgcctACCTCACATTTCGTTTCCAATGCGATAATGCCATAATGGTTCAATAAACAATGCAATTCAATTTTCACCATTACCGTACACGATAATTTCAGAGATTAGCAACGGAACTATATGAAACGCCTGAGCACTATAATATTGCCGATCAGTTTATGCACCTAACCAATTACTCGATAAACAGATACAATAAAAAGTACATCGATAACGAACTTTTTGGAAGTAAACGGTGAGATAGTAAAAATAAGCTAGAATCCttgtttaataatacctactacgTGTCGTTGGGTTTAGTCGATTTACAGCACTCAATGATTGGCTCCGTTCAGAAGGCTATGAcgtgaaaaaaatatggaaCGAAATTGATGACATCATCATTAAAACCATGATTTTGGCCTATCCGTTTGTCAACCACTGCTATCAGATGTGTTTCTCCGGTCATAAATACACTCCACCATGCTTCGAGATACTTggattttacataattttgaatgaaaacTGCAAACCGTATCTAATGGAagtcaaatttatatataatattgttacataattgatgtgtaattttttttaacatccaaACGTATATTGTGTTTAGGTTAATCGTTCACCAGACTTTCACACAAACACGTCAATCGACAAAATAGTGAAACGAGAGCTGTTGACTGATACGTTCAAGCTTTTGCAGTTGGacaaaactctaaaaaaattcGCTTATGGAGAGGATAAATggaaataacaacaacaaatcATTAAGGCcgataaaaacatttagtatGTTTTATTACCAACATAGGCACGTCTCACCAGCCCGCACCCCATATGGAATATTGAaagtttttttaacttgttaccTTTTGTACACCATTTGTATGAATTTGCATGAATATTTTCCACatttatatgcttataatattgaaGGTATAAATGAGCTAAAGAAGGTGATGGCCCGGTGGACGTATCGCTAGACCATTTcccaaatgaaattttaaatttcttaccgTCATTCCTTTGTACGTCATTtgcatgaatttttttttgtctttaatttttaaaactctaATGGGTAGGCCGGTGAGACGTCACCATTTGTGATTATTTAATAcgataatcatataaaatagtaaataccacgATAGGTACTAATCTCNNNNNNNNNNNNNNNNNNNNNNNNNNNNNNNNNNNNNNNNNNNNNNNNNNNNNNNNNNNNNNNNNNNNNNNNNNNNNNNNNNNNNNNNNNNNNNNNNNNNNNNNNNNNNNNNNNNNNNNNNNNNNNNNNNNNNNNNNNNNNNNNNNN
This portion of the Acyrthosiphon pisum isolate AL4f chromosome A1, pea_aphid_22Mar2018_4r6ur, whole genome shotgun sequence genome encodes:
- the LOC103309045 gene encoding tubulin polyglutamylase TTLL13-like, encoding MSKSFRDDYNFYPKTWYLPSDYKKFKAYVNQHESAAYILKPTTGGQGTGKYITKSPEKINQYKQRICQIYISKRLATELYETPEHYNIADQFMHLTNYSINRYNKKYIDNELFGSKRRFTALNDWLRSEGYDVKKIWNEIDDIIIKTMILAYPFVNHCYQMCFSGHKYTPPCFEILGFYIILNENCKPYLMEVKFIYNIVT